TGTAATCCTCACCCCCTTGCTACTCCACCCCCCCTAGTTTCCCACACCCCAGGAAACCATAATCCTAAGTCCCATGTTCatcattccttttccttttataaagttttattgcatttataagtatcattttataatttttttcattttagtttttaacttCGCTAAAAGGGTATCATGTTGTTTGTAATGTATTAGGACTTTTTGCACGTAATATTTTTCTAAAGCTCATCTGTATcattgcatgccaccatgctgctATAGAGTATGACACTGTATTACAATAACAGTTCATTCATGAACTAGACTGTTAATGGATGTTGGGGTTGTGCCAAGATTTATGCGCTGTACATCTCCTTTATAAATGTGCAAAGGATTCTTAATAAGTAAACAGGTGGAATCTTTGCATCAAAAGTTACATGAAGGTTCAACCTCAGGAGATAGTGCCAAACCACTATTAAGTATTTGAAATAACTTCTGCCAGCAATATACAAGGAATGCTATGGaaccatatcctctccagcactagGTATtgtcatacatttttatttttgccaatcAAATAGGTGTGAAATGATAGATCATGTGGTCTGGATTGAGAGTATTCTTTTTGTGTATAacatccattttcttcttttttttttttttaagatggagtcttgctctgtcgccaggctggagtgcagtggcatgatctcagctcactgcaacctctgccttccaggttcaagcgattcctctgtcccagcctcccaaatagctgggattacaggcacatgccaccacgcccagctaattttttgtattttgatagagacaggatttcaccatgttggccaacacagtcttgatctcctgacctcgtgacccgcccacctcagcctcccaaagtgctgggattacaggcatcagtcaccacacccggccaacatcCATTTTCTTAATGGGCCAGTGGGTTTCTTACTGGtttgtagaattttttaaaatacatatttgttgttatttttgttgtttgtgtggtaaatatcttctcccagcttatgttttcctttttatttatttattttttgagacagagtctcgctgtgtcacccaggctggagtgcaatggggcaatcccGGCTTattgcaagctccatctcccgggttcacaccattcttctgcctcagcctcccgagtagctgggggtacaggcgcccaccaccatacccgactaattttttgtatttttagtagagatggggtttcactatgttagccaggatggtctcgatctcctgacctcatgatccgcctgcctcaacctcccaaaatgctgggattacaggcatgagctacctgcACCCGGCCAGCTTATGGTTTCTTGAGTTTAAAGCTGTGTTTTTGACATTTAAATCTTAATCCATCTGgagtttatttgtttataatatgGTATGAAGTCTTTTTTAATATCAATAACTTTTTCAACCTTAATTATTGAATAGTCTTTCTCCATTAATCTAGTATTATggttaaaaatatgtttgcattTGTCTGAACTTGTTTTCCATTGGTTGTCTGTGCCTTTGCTGATACTatattgtctttattatttttctatagcCTTATAGTAAATCATGATATCTAGGAGAGTAAGTCCTCTCTTTGTTCTCTTCAAAAGTATCCTGGCTATTCTTGGTTTTTTACTTTCCCATATACGTTTAGAATTTTGTCATATTCCATTAAAAACTTCATTGCGATTAATTGGAATTGCGTGGAATCTGTAGTTTTATAATTTCCCCTGTGGAACTCGCCTTCACACATCTTTTGGTAAAGTTTTTCCTAGACTCTTGATATTCTTTGATACCATTGTAAATGCTGTCTTCtttgtaattatattttctaaatatttgctaCTAGTATCCAAAAATGGAACTGACTTTGTATATTAATCCTATATCTACTTTGTGAAACTCTGTTGTTTCTAATTACCTATagattcttctagattttttatatAAACAGTCATACCATCTGAaaaaccatttcttttttaatctttatgcctcatgtcttatttttttatttatttttgagacagagcctcgcctGTTACCTAGGCTCAAACATGATCCTCCCACTTgcatctcccaaagtgttgggattgcaggcatgagccactactcctggccACCTCCTgtctttttaaagctttattttacAGGCTAGGGTATTTAATACAATGTTGATTAGCAATAGTGATAGTGTACTAatgttttatttaggatttttgcatttagatTTGTCATATAATGGGTCTTtgatttttcctttctgtaaGTACTTGGATATTGGTTTAAAGTTATGCTGATTTTATAGAATAACTTGGGGAttattcttgctttttattttgtctgAACGAGTTTGTATGAAATTGGGATCTGTCCCTTGAAAATTTGATAGAACTCACCTTAAAAACCATCTATTCCTCCTGTTTTCTTTGGTGGACAATTTTTaactatttgatttttaaatatagtattatgcttcttaaattttttgtgaCTCagtaaagctttatttttaaaggaattgttATCCATTTCCATtgagttttcattattattgacAAATAGTTAttcataataattttctttttctttttttttttttgacacatagtcttgctctgtcacccaggctggagtacagtggagtgatcttggctcgctgcaacccccacctcctggattcaagcaattctcctgccttagcctccagggtagctgggactacaggcacccaccaccacacccagctaattttctttgtattttttagtagagacagagtttcaccatattgcccaggctggtcttgaactcctgacctcaagtgatctgcccacctctgcctcccaaagtgctaggattacaggcgtgagccaccatccccgacTTACGTAGATGTGCTTCCTTTTACACTGTATTATTTTTTGGAACTTCTGTCTTTTGATCAGTTTTACTAAAAGGTGTCTATTTTGATAGCTGTGTTAAAAGAGCTGACTCTtggcttattgattttttttttccatctcattaatttcctctttaatttctgcAGAGAATAACCTGTCTCTGAGGGAGGAAGGACATAGATTATTTCTTGCTTACTCTCTGACTGGTCCCTATTCAGATTGTTGACCAATCACCAATTTTTGAGCCCCACACATGACACCTCCCTCAACAATATCTGTTGCCTCCAATTCTGAGCATTTCAGTTCTGCAGAATATTTGCCAGGTTCTCATGTGTTTCCTTGTGCAGGTCCTTAGGTTATAGCTTTCTTCCTGCTTCTAATTCAGTTCATCCTCCTCCGTAATTCAGTTTTCCAAAGATGTGTTGAAATTTCTCTTATCCTTatatcttctctccttttctctttgctcAATGTGTTCTACCTTTTAAAATCTCTTATTCTCACTTCAGTGTGTTTTGAAAAGGTCAGGAGATAATTACGCATGTGGTCAATCCACCATTTTTTAACCCCAGGCAAATAAATCTTGTTCTAAAATAGGCATTAACTGAACGTCTGGATGCTCTTCTTCTGGAAAAAGCAGAGACCGAGCAACGGTGTCTTTctctgaaaaaggaaaatataaaaatgaagcaaGAGGTTGAGGTAAGTCAATATTttagtgttcttttcttttttattaacatATAGTGTAGTCATTAATTTTAGAGGTAAGACTTTAAAAAGCATCTAATctgattaatattttataatataaacaaagaaaccgagattgagattttaaaagaaaaataactgaatCACCTAACTATACAGCAACAGAGGTGACATTTACTTTTGTTGCATTATCTTTTTTATAGCTATAATGCCATCTTTACTAAAAGCGAAAAAAAGTAAGTTGATTTTCACACATGACTAAATACCATTATCTCTTTAGTTCTACGGCATTCAGAGGCATTTCTTGCCTATTTCTTGCCTATTAGGTCTGAGCTAATTTGAGTAATAGATTTAATATTGTAGATATATATTGTCATACTTTAGATAGGCAGCACCTAAGGAGAGTTATTGGAATATCAGTATCATGTTTCTCCAAATACATTTCTGCTCATTTACTTTTCTCTCTACTTAGCTTGTGGCTAATATTTTTCCTAAGGTCAGAGGCTCCTTTTGTCTTACTTAAATAATTTATGTGTGCTTATTTTTTGTAATAGGATTCTGTAACAAAGATGGGAGATGCACATAAGGAGTTGGAACAATCACATATAAACTatgtgaaagaaattgaaaatttgaaaaatgagttGATGGCAGTATGTTCCAAATACAGTGAAGACAAAGCTAACTTACAAAAGCAACTGGAAGAAGCAATGAATACGCAATTAGAACTTTCAGAACAACTTAAATTTCAGAACAACTCTGAAGATAATGTTAAAAAACTACAAGAAGAGATTGAGAAAATTAGGCCAGGCTTTGAGGAGCAAATTTTATATCTGCAAAAGCAATTAGACGCTACCACTGATGAAAAGAAGGAAACAGTTACTCAACTCCAAAATATCATTGAGGCCAATTCTCAGCATTaccaaaaaaatattaatagtttgcAGGAAGAGCTTTTACAGTTGAAAGCTATACACCAAGAAGAGGTGAAAGAATTGATGTGCCAGATTGAAGCATCAGCTAAGGAACATGAAGCAGAGATAAATAAGTTGAACGAGCTAAAAGAGAACTTAGTAAAACAATGTGAGGCAAGTGAAAAGAACATCCAGAAGAAATATGAATGTGAGTTAGAAAATTTAAGGAAAGCCACCTCAAATGCAAACCAAGACAATCAGATATGTTCTATTCTCTTgcaagaaaatacatttgtaGAACAAGTAGTAAATGAAAAAGTCAAACACTTAGAAGATACCTTAAAAGAACTTGAATCTCAACACAGTATCTTAAAAGATGAGGTAACTTATATGAATAATCTTAAGTTAAAACTTGAAATGGATGCTCAACATATAAAGGATGAGTTTTTTCATGAACGGGAAGACTTAGagtttaaaattaatgaattattacTAGCTAAAGAAGAACAGGGCTGtgtaattgaaaaattaaaatctgagCTAGCAGGTTTAAATAAACAGTTTTGCTATACTGTAGAACAGCATAACAAAGAAGTACAGAGTCTTAAGGAACAACATCAAAAAGAAATATCAGAACTAAATGAGACATTTTTGTcagattcagaaaaagaaaaattaacattaatgTTTGAAATACAGGGTCTTAAGGAACAGTGTGAAAACCTACAGCAAGAAAAGCAAGAAGCAATTTTAAATTATGAGACTTTACGAGAGATTATGGAAATTTTACAAACAGAACTGGGGGAATCTGCTGGAAAAATAAGTCAAGAGTTTGAATCAATGAAGCAACAGCAAGCATCTGATGTTCATGAACTGCAGCAGAAGCTCAGAACTGCTTTTACTGAAAAAGATGCCCTTCTCGAAACTGTGAATCGCCTCCagggagaaaatgaaaagttACTATCTCAACAAGAATTGGTACCAGAACTTGAAAATACCATAAAGAACCTTCAAGAAAAGAATGGAGTATACTTACTTAGTCTCAGTCAAAGAGATACCATGTTAAAAGAATTAGAAGGAAAGATAAATTCTCTTACTGAGGAAAAagatgattttataaataaactgaaaaattcctatgaagaaatggataatttccaTAAGAAATGTGAAAGGGAAGAAAGATTGATTCTTGAACTTGGGAAGAAAGTAGAGCAAACAACCCAGTACAACAGTGAACTAGAACAAAAGGTAAATGAATTAACAGGAGGACTAGAGGAGACTTTAAAAGAAAAGGATCAAAATgaccaaaaactagaaaaacttaTGGTTCAAATGAAAGTTCTCTCTGAAGACAAAGAAGTATTGTCAGCTGAAGTGAAGTCTCTTTATGAGGAAAACAATAAACTCAGTTCAGAAAAAAAACAGCTGAGTAGGGATTTGGAGGTttttttgtctcaaaaagaagatgTTATCCTTAAAGAACATATTACTGAATTAGAAAAGAAACTTCAGTTAATGGTTGAAGAGCaagataatttaaataaactGCTTCAAAATGAGCAAGTTCAGAAGTTATTTGTTAAAACTCAGTTGTATGGTTTTCTTAAAGAAATGGGGTCAGAAGTTTCAGAAGACAGTGAAGAGAAAGATGTTGTTAACGTCCTACAGGCAGTCGGTGAATCCTTggcaaaaataaatgaggaaaaatgcAACCTGGCTTTTCAGCGTGATGAAAAAGTATTAGAGTTAGAAAAAGAGATTAAGTGCCTTCAAGAAGAGAGTGTAGTTCAGTGTGAAGAACTTAAGTCTTTATTGAGAGACTATGAGCAAGAGAAAGTTCTCTTAAGGAAAGAGTTAGAAGAAATACAGTCAGAAAAAGAGGCCCTGCAGTCTGATCTTCTAGAAATGAAGAATGCTAATGAAAAAACAAGGCTTGAAAATCAGAATCTTTTAATTCAAGTTGAAGAAGTATCTCAAACATGTAGCAAAAGTGAAAtccataatgaaaaagaaaagtgttttaTAAAGGAACATGAAAACCTAAAGCCACTACTAGAACAAAAAGAATCAGAATTACGAGATAGGAGAGCAGAGTTGATACTATTAAAGGTACCATTCATTTGAATTCTATTGTTTCAAATAAATTCTTAGTTcaactctaaaatatatatgttaaacatttttacaCCTTGACGTCAAAAGTAAATTTTTACCATTTAAGCTCAAGTGGCAACTTTCTGAAAAGTGcattagacatttccatgttgtaTGTCcagtttattacatttatttttgggGAGTTTTAGATACTTTTAAAATCTTGAGTTTATAGAAGATTAAATGATTAGGGGTTTAAATGTCTTGATCAGAAGTTTATTAGTCACTAGCAAAACAACTAAACATGAAAAAACTTGAGTTTCATTCTCGTGTGATATGcttagttattttttgtaaagagcaCTTTTAAGTAAGAGAGCTGTGGTGGTATTGCTAAAATTTTagggttttctttaaaaattaaagattaaaaatcgTTTAATCTTTTCCTTATTACACATGTATTTAATGTATCAGGTTGTTTATCTTGGCCTTggttactactttttttttttaatagtaaatgCCACATGCATAGTAAGGTCAGTATTAATTTTCTGGTCTAACAAGGGAAAATCTGTTGACCAAATTGGTTTCTGTAGGAATTCTCTTTGATAGTGATTTTCTTATGCTTAACATGATGGCCAGTTCATTATGGAAAATGAATTCtgattctggtttttgttttgttttgtgtttttttttccccctgtaaaATCTAGGATTCCTTAGCGAAATCACCTTCTGTAAAAAATGATCCTCTGTCTTCAGTAAAAGAGTTGGAAGAAAAAATAGGTAACTATGATTTTGCAGATGTTGTCACAATTAATTAGACAGATTCTTGTCAGTGTTAGAATAGATTGGGAAATATAGTAGCCAAATAATGAGTTGTTAAAAACACAGTTCGTAGCTGTCTTTTCCTCGAGCTCACATTCTTGCCCCTCTTAACACCTGTTTGCCTTCTCTTTCAAAAGTGTTACTTTCTATTGTTTAACCCAAGCAAGATTGGTGTGATTTATAAATGGCTTCCtgatttattttggatttttcattcatttagcaaattttatttaaatgcccAACTATTCTAGACCCTGGTGATAGAAAAGTGGTTGAGGTACAGACCATGTGCTCAAAGATCTCACTGTTGTTTGAGGTGTGGACAGGATACAGTACTAACAGCATAGGAACTTAACACtgttttgagttaaaaaaaaaaaaaaaaaaagcagtgtagAATAGGGTTTTCAGCCAAGTCTTGAAGAATGAGAAATTTTACACAGGAAGAAAGGTATTCTaggaagaaggaagagcaggTGCTTGTAGGTTGACATATAGCATACATCAAGGCACGTACTAGGAAGTTCCTGGAGAGGTAGGAGCCTGATCATAAACACACTAGTATGATTGATGTGCAGAGGAGTTAGGACTTTATCTTAtccatttattcctcacagtaaCATTATAGGATAGCTCTTTTATTCCCATATAAGAATCAGGAAACGAAGACTTAGAAGTATGTAATGTGCCAATGATCCCTGAATTTAGTGCCCTATTAGATTAGGGTAAGGGAAATTGAAGAGTTTAGAATGACTCCCAGTTGTCTATAATGGGTGATTGGGGCAGATTGGGATGTTCAGTTTTAGAAGTAAGTTTAAATACCAGTCCAAGTAAAGATGTTAGAATGCTATGCAAATCTGGAGTTAAGGGGAGAGAGCTAAACTAGAGATAAATACTTCTAGTTAAAGAGTGGTCATTAAAAGCCAGGagaggccgagtgcggtggctcacgcctgtaatcccagcactttgggaggcctaagcgggcggatcacgaggtcaggagattgagaccatcctggctaacacggtgaaaccccgtctctactaaaaatcaaaaaagaaaattagccgggcgttgtggcgggcgcttgtagtcacagctactcgggaggctaaggcaggaatatggcatgaacccgggaggcagagcttgcagtgagccgagatcatgccactgcactccagcctgggcgacagagcgagactccgtctcaaaaaaataaataaagctgggaGATTCAAATTACCAAGGGAGTATAGCCAAAAGATGGAGACCAGAGACATTTTTCCATTCATGTAAACATAGAGAAGATAGAGACAACACAGGAAATTGAGAAGGAACAGCTAGTAAGGTAGGAAAACCTGGAACATAAAATGTCTTGAAAGCTAAGGCAAGTGACATGGAAGTGAAAGAAGTGCTTCAAGAGGGAAAAAGCCATTGCTAGTGCTGCTGATGTATCAAATAAGATGAGTGCTGAGACCTGACCACTGCCTTAAGCAACATAGAGGTCAGTGTCCATGACATGCTGGAACCAGAGCTTGATTGCAGTTGGTTCTAGAAACAAATGGGGGAGGCAATGTTTGAGAGCGTATATAGACAACTCTTTTCAAGGGATTTGCTATAGggagaaaaaaagcaatgggACAAAACTAGAGGGACCGggtggtttaatttttttattttagaggggcagtgtggtttaattttttattttatgggaaGAATAACAGCATGTTTAAGATGTTCACCTGTCCCCTACCCTCTTTAACTGCTTTCACTATTTGTTCCTGGCCTTAATTTCTTGATGATAATTTTTCTTGttgcatgtttataaaatattaggaaaaaatcGACTAGAAAGGGGAAAATTATTGCtgcagaaggaggagggagaattgtTGCTCTGATGCTTGAGTAGGTAATGAGACGCAGGATGAAATGCAGATGTGGAACAATTGGCCTTTGCTCCACACACAGACACTTCACTATGGCAGCCAGAGGGAAGGCACCGGTGCAAGTAAATTAATAGGCCAGGACAGAAATTCAGATCATAACTGAATTTTTAGAAACAAATACCAAGAagtcctgaactcaggagttcaagctaAAGAAGTTAACAGAGAGATCAATATTGGATAGGTAAAACATATTACAGGTTTAGTTGTGAAAATCAGACCCAGCAGCCAAGAGGAGGAGTGCACTTATGGAGCATAAATGTTGATCTGCATCTGATATCTCCGATACTTGATCCTAATTTGCACGCTATCACCTAAAGTCCTAGCATACCTGCATTTCCAGGAAATCTAATGAGAAAGAAGTCCTGAAAGCCTctaattcctagaaacatatgAAACGGCTAGAAAAAAGTAGACTACTTTGGAGGATTAAAGACAATGGAAACTTTTTACATTGTTTGCCTCACATAATGAATAAAAttccactttaaaaaatgatattactGTTTTTACTGCttattttaatatcaaattaCCAATTTTGTGCTCCCAAATAATCTAGGGCTAAAATAAGCAagtaatttgaattttttccttttgagtttGTATGTaatccatttattttctatttttagaaaatctggaaaaagaatgcaaagaaaaggaggagaaaataaataagataaaattagtTGCCGTAAAGGCAAAGAAAGAACTAGATTCCAGCAGAAAAGAGGTGAGCtgactttaaaaatgtaagattcaggaatcttacatttttaaaaatcaagagtttttctatccattaaaaaaaaaacaaaaacctctttaATTTTACTTGTGTTTAAAACAGACCCAGACTGTGAAGGAAGAACTTGAATCTCTTCGATCAGAAAAGGACCAGTTATCTGCTTCCATGAGAGATCTCATTCAAGGAGCAGAAAGCTATAAGGtaaaaaatagtcattttaatAACAAGTTATAAAAGTTGTAATAATAACTTCTAAGTTAAGAAATGTAGTAGAAATGTAAAACTATTGTCAACAAAACAGTCaccttgtattttttagtaaatctTTATTCTGTTTTGGGGTGCAATGTAATAGATTCCTAATATCAAGATTTTCAAGTGGTTAAGCTTTAAATagtggcttgctttttttttttttttttttttttttttttgatgaagtctctctctgtcgcccaggctggagtgcagtggctcaatcttggctcactgcaccctctgcccccaggttccagcaattctcctgccacaggctcccgagtagctgggactacaagtgtgcgccaccatgcccggctagtttttgtatttttagtagcgacggggtttcaccatgctggccaggctggtcttgaactcctgacctcgtgatccacctacctcggcctcccaaagtgctaggattacaggcatgcgccaccacacctggcctaaatagTGCCTTTAAATTGttgtttataaaagtaaaattttgttttgggATTTCCTAataaaatcagtaacaaaaagataACCTATTCCTACTGTGattatttaatattgttatggCCAAGTGAATAAACCTGAAGCTTAAACAAGGTGAAGCATTGTTATTTGGACGCAATATgcttgtttaccttagtaacatgaaaatgtattattaaaaagataagaattaaaaattaaagtatgtttaccttagtaacatgaaaatgtattattaaaaagatgagaattaaaaattaaagtacaacaaAATCACTGAATGCAAGATAAACATCACTACATTTCTTCAggtattcattcagcaaatgttatGTGGCAGACTGACTTCTGAGTTCTGGGGCAGGTTGGAGGCCAACCAAATAGACTGAGTTCCTATCCTCTTAGGACTTAAAAAAATCCCAATGGCAATAACAggcaaacatacaaaaatagaaGATACATACTATGTAGAAAAGTAAGGTGGGTACGGAGAAGAGAGTGAGTGGTAATCAGGCGGGATTTGATGAAAAAATATATCCCACAGCAGCCATAAAATCCAATCTTAGGAAGCACTTAAATGAGAAGTTTTGGCACTTAATGAAGAAAACTGCAAAACTTATATAGGATGACTATTATTTGAACTATCAATTCTCAGATTGGTTTATAAATTCTAAGAGAAATTCATTGAAAATTGTAGTTTTTTTTGGCTGGATCTTGACAGAATTCTAAGTTTTAAGTAAAAACTAGCAAGagtagctaaatttttttttaaatgaaaagaaaaaagtgacatCCTACTCAAAGAGACACTGAAACTTATCACACAGTTACAGTAATGTGGTAGAATTCTGATGCAAGAATGGTACAGATTAATGTAGCAGAAGAGATAGATATTTCTGCATAACAACAAACAGGTGCCAGGCtctcttctaagcactttacatatctCAATAcacttaattctcaaaacaaccccCAAGTATATTAGCATCAACACTTTACAAGTGAGGACTCTGAGGCATAAATAGATGAAGGAACTCAAAGTCACAGACTCCGATTTCTTAAGAGACCTCAGGGTCACAGAACAAGTAATAGAGCAGAGCTGAAATTTTAATTCAGGGAGTCTCGTTCCAGATCTATTGTTTCATCAACTAAGCTATACCATCTCAGTAAAGTTTGAAAC
The genomic region above belongs to Gorilla gorilla gorilla isolate KB3781 chromosome 12, NHGRI_mGorGor1-v2.1_pri, whole genome shotgun sequence and contains:
- the GCC2 gene encoding GRIP and coiled-coil domain-containing protein 2 isoform X1: MEVTQDLVQDGVASPATPGTGKSKLETLPKEDLIKFAKKQMMLIQKAKSRCTELEKEIEELKSKPVTEGTGDIIKALTERLDALLLEKAETEQRCLSLKKENIKMKQEVEDSVTKMGDAHKELEQSHINYVKEIENLKNELMAVCSKYSEDKANLQKQLEEAMNTQLELSEQLKFQNNSEDNVKKLQEEIEKIRPGFEEQILYLQKQLDATTDEKKETVTQLQNIIEANSQHYQKNINSLQEELLQLKAIHQEEVKELMCQIEASAKEHEAEINKLNELKENLVKQCEASEKNIQKKYECELENLRKATSNANQDNQICSILLQENTFVEQVVNEKVKHLEDTLKELESQHSILKDEVTYMNNLKLKLEMDAQHIKDEFFHEREDLEFKINELLLAKEEQGCVIEKLKSELAGLNKQFCYTVEQHNKEVQSLKEQHQKEISELNETFLSDSEKEKLTLMFEIQGLKEQCENLQQEKQEAILNYETLREIMEILQTELGESAGKISQEFESMKQQQASDVHELQQKLRTAFTEKDALLETVNRLQGENEKLLSQQELVPELENTIKNLQEKNGVYLLSLSQRDTMLKELEGKINSLTEEKDDFINKLKNSYEEMDNFHKKCEREERLILELGKKVEQTTQYNSELEQKVNELTGGLEETLKEKDQNDQKLEKLMVQMKVLSEDKEVLSAEVKSLYEENNKLSSEKKQLSRDLEVFLSQKEDVILKEHITELEKKLQLMVEEQDNLNKLLQNEQVQKLFVKTQLYGFLKEMGSEVSEDSEEKDVVNVLQAVGESLAKINEEKCNLAFQRDEKVLELEKEIKCLQEESVVQCEELKSLLRDYEQEKVLLRKELEEIQSEKEALQSDLLEMKNANEKTRLENQNLLIQVEEVSQTCSKSEIHNEKEKCFIKEHENLKPLLEQKESELRDRRAELILLKDSLAKSPSVKNDPLSSVKELEEKIENLEKECKEKEEKINKIKLVAVKAKKELDSSRKETQTVKEELESLRSEKDQLSASMRDLIQGAESYKNLLLEYEKQSEQLDVEKERANNFEHRIEDLTRQLRNSTLQCETINSDNEDLLARIETLQSNAKLLEVQILEVQRAKAMVDKELEAEKLQKEQKIKEHATTVNELEELQVQLQKEKKQLQKTMQELELVKKDAQQTTLMNMEIADYERLMKELNQKLTNKNNKIEDLEQEIKIQKQKQETLQEEITSLQSSVQQYEEKNTKIKQLLVKTKKELADSKQAETDHLILQASLKGELEASQQQVEVYKIQLAEITSEKHKIHEHLKTSAEQHQRTLSAYQQRVTALQEESRAAKAEQATITSEFESYKVRVHNVLKQQKNKSMSQAETEGAKQEREHLEMLIHQLKIKLQDSQNNLQINVYELQTLQSEHDTLLERHNKMLQETVSKEAELREKLCSVQSENMMMKSEHTQTVSQLTSQNEVLRNSFRDQVRHLQEEHRKTVETLQQQLSKMEAQLFQLKNEPTTRSPVSSQQSLKNLRERRNTDLPLLDMHTVTREEGEGMETTDTESVSSASTYTQSLEQLLNSPETKLEPPLWHAEFTKEELVQKLSSTTKSADHLNGLLRETEATNAILMEQIKLLKSEIRRLERNQEREKSAANLEYLKNVLLQFIFLKPGSERERLLPVINTMLQLSPEEKGKLAAVAQGEEENASRSSGWASYLHSWSGLR
- the GCC2 gene encoding GRIP and coiled-coil domain-containing protein 2 isoform X2, with product MEDLVQDGVASPATPGTGKSKLETLPKEDLIKFAKKQMMLIQKAKSRCTELEKEIEELKSKPVTEGTGDIIKALTERLDALLLEKAETEQRCLSLKKENIKMKQEVEDSVTKMGDAHKELEQSHINYVKEIENLKNELMAVCSKYSEDKANLQKQLEEAMNTQLELSEQLKFQNNSEDNVKKLQEEIEKIRPGFEEQILYLQKQLDATTDEKKETVTQLQNIIEANSQHYQKNINSLQEELLQLKAIHQEEVKELMCQIEASAKEHEAEINKLNELKENLVKQCEASEKNIQKKYECELENLRKATSNANQDNQICSILLQENTFVEQVVNEKVKHLEDTLKELESQHSILKDEVTYMNNLKLKLEMDAQHIKDEFFHEREDLEFKINELLLAKEEQGCVIEKLKSELAGLNKQFCYTVEQHNKEVQSLKEQHQKEISELNETFLSDSEKEKLTLMFEIQGLKEQCENLQQEKQEAILNYETLREIMEILQTELGESAGKISQEFESMKQQQASDVHELQQKLRTAFTEKDALLETVNRLQGENEKLLSQQELVPELENTIKNLQEKNGVYLLSLSQRDTMLKELEGKINSLTEEKDDFINKLKNSYEEMDNFHKKCEREERLILELGKKVEQTTQYNSELEQKVNELTGGLEETLKEKDQNDQKLEKLMVQMKVLSEDKEVLSAEVKSLYEENNKLSSEKKQLSRDLEVFLSQKEDVILKEHITELEKKLQLMVEEQDNLNKLLQNEQVQKLFVKTQLYGFLKEMGSEVSEDSEEKDVVNVLQAVGESLAKINEEKCNLAFQRDEKVLELEKEIKCLQEESVVQCEELKSLLRDYEQEKVLLRKELEEIQSEKEALQSDLLEMKNANEKTRLENQNLLIQVEEVSQTCSKSEIHNEKEKCFIKEHENLKPLLEQKESELRDRRAELILLKDSLAKSPSVKNDPLSSVKELEEKIENLEKECKEKEEKINKIKLVAVKAKKELDSSRKETQTVKEELESLRSEKDQLSASMRDLIQGAESYKNLLLEYEKQSEQLDVEKERANNFEHRIEDLTRQLRNSTLQCETINSDNEDLLARIETLQSNAKLLEVQILEVQRAKAMVDKELEAEKLQKEQKIKEHATTVNELEELQVQLQKEKKQLQKTMQELELVKKDAQQTTLMNMEIADYERLMKELNQKLTNKNNKIEDLEQEIKIQKQKQETLQEEITSLQSSVQQYEEKNTKIKQLLVKTKKELADSKQAETDHLILQASLKGELEASQQQVEVYKIQLAEITSEKHKIHEHLKTSAEQHQRTLSAYQQRVTALQEESRAAKAEQATITSEFESYKVRVHNVLKQQKNKSMSQAETEGAKQEREHLEMLIHQLKIKLQDSQNNLQINVYELQTLQSEHDTLLERHNKMLQETVSKEAELREKLCSVQSENMMMKSEHTQTVSQLTSQNEVLRNSFRDQVRHLQEEHRKTVETLQQQLSKMEAQLFQLKNEPTTRSPVSSQQSLKNLRERRNTDLPLLDMHTVTREEGEGMETTDTESVSSASTYTQSLEQLLNSPETKLEPPLWHAEFTKEELVQKLSSTTKSADHLNGLLRETEATNAILMEQIKLLKSEIRRLERNQEREKSAANLEYLKNVLLQFIFLKPGSERERLLPVINTMLQLSPEEKGKLAAVAQGEEENASRSSGWASYLHSWSGLR